A section of the Phaseolus vulgaris cultivar G19833 chromosome 8, P. vulgaris v2.0, whole genome shotgun sequence genome encodes:
- the LOC137826483 gene encoding uncharacterized protein, with product MSFLAGRLAGKEAAYFFQESKQAVGKLAQKIPISKTNSNNNNNLNFHEEHDHADVLPEVLRHHLPSKVFRNEEATSSSFSASKWVLPSDPKIHSSVSPDALNPLRAYLSLPQVTFGPKRWQLPEGENAVSASTANELRQDRYATHVNPEKLKAAGEGLAHVGKAFAVATAFVFGGAALVFGMVASKLELHNINDIKTKGKDYVEPQLENIKEQFAPFKIWAENLSRKWRMEREDVKQKTIVKELSKIWGTKTTD from the exons ATGAGTTTTCTCGCGGGAAGGTTAGCTGGGAAAGAAGCAGCGTATTTTTTCCAGGAATCCAAACAAGCCGTAGGAAAATTAGCCCAAAAAATCCCTATTTCTAAGACCaacagcaacaacaacaacaacctaAACTTCCACGAAGAGCATGATCATGCGGATGTGCTTCCAGAGGTTCTAAGACACCATCTTCCTTCTAAAGTGTTCAGAAATGAAGAAGCTACCTCTTCTTCCTTCTCTGCCTCCAAATGGGTTCTTCCTTCCGATCCAAAAATCCATTCTTCCGTATCCCCTGACGCTCTCAATCCTTTACGTGCTTACCTTTCCCTGCCCCAAGTCACTTTCGGCCCCAAAAG GTGGCAACTGCCTGAAGGTGAAAACGCAGTTTCGGCCTCAACAGCTAATGAATTGCGTCAAGATAGGTACGCCACTCATGTTAACCCGGAGAAATTGAAAGCTGCTGGTGAAGGGCTTGCACATG TTGGAAAAGCTTTTGCTGTTGCCACTGCATTTGTATTTGGTGGTGCTGCATTGGTGTTTGGTATGGTGGCCTCCAAGTTAGAGCTGCATAAT ATCAATGACATAAAAACTAAGGGAAAAGACTACGTTGAGCCACAACTTGAGAATATCAAAGAGCAATTTGCTCCCTTCAAAATATGG GCTGAGAATCTGTCAAGAAAGTGGCGTATGGAAAGGGAAGATGTTAAACAGAAGACTATCGTAAAGGAGCTATCTAAAATTTGGGGTacaaaaacaacagattga
- the LOC137825486 gene encoding uncharacterized protein isoform X3: MNQTQKKREKPVTLLLLLSSLSSIFLASSVMSLLRLQPINGISQLSVGTSFPQKKRPLLLRPQAVPSRTQRIMESVSVSGEVGGAGGAYSYEALKRLDKLWSSICSSQEGLFGSSGLADKAEGSYDVLVCGGTLGIFVATALCTRGLRVAIVERNALKGREQEWNISTKELLELVEVGVLEEDDIERATAVKFNPNRCGFERKGDIWVNDILNLGVSPEKLIEIVKTRFISLGGVIFEQCSVSCINVYEDAAVLKLSGDKILSSRLIIDAMGNFSPIVKQIRGGRKPDGVCLVVGTCARGFKTNSNSDVIFSSSSVKKVGDSKAQLFWEAFPAGSGPLDRTTYMFTYVEPQPGSPKLEELLEEYWDLMPEYQDVSLDDLEILRIIYGIFPTYRESPLPASFNRVLQFGDASGIQSPVSFGGFGSLTRHLGRLSAGIHEAINGDYLDSYNLSLLNPYMPNLSASWLFQRAMSAKKQSNVPADFINELLYTNFSCMQRLGDPVLRPFLQDVVQFGPLSKTLGLVMLTNPQILPSIFKQNLILSQVGVPVLLDWSRHFLGLGYYTFLSTFADPILRPLVHTLPSKMSFQLKRHLEAWKYGAGLDYKL, encoded by the exons ATGAACCAAACACAGAAGAAGAGGGAAAAACCAGTTACTTTACTTCTGTTACTCTCTTCTTtatcttcaatttttttagCTTCTTCTGTTATGTCATTGCTTCGGCTTCAACCCATTAATGGAATATCTCAGCTTTCAGTGGGAACTTCATTCCCACAGAAGAAAAGACCCCTCCTTTTGAGACCACAAGCTGTTCCCTCCAGAACCCAG aGGATTATGGAGAGTGTTTCAGTGAGTGGAGAAGTTGGTGGTGCTGGTGGAGCATACTCATATGAAGCCTTGAAAAGATTAGACAAGCTATGGTCAAGCATATGCTCCTCTCAAGAAG GCTTGTTTGGCTCATCTGGTCTTGCTGACAAAGCAGAAGGTTCATATGATGTGTTGGTGTGTGGTGGCACTCTAGGAATCTTTGTTGCCACAGCCTTGTGCACTAGGGGTCTTCGAGTTGCGATTGTGGAAAGGAATGCACTAAAGGGG AGAGAGCAAGAATGGAATATATCAACAAAGGAGCTTTTGGAACTTGTAGAAGTTGGAGTCCTGGAAGAAGATGACATTGAAAGAGCCACTGCAGTGAAATTCAATCCT AACAGATGTGGATTTGAAAGGAAAGGGGATATCTGGGTGAACGACATACTTAATCTCGGTGTTTC ACCAGAAAAGCTTATAGAGATTGTAAAGACACGGTTTATCTCACTCGGTGGAGTCATTTTTGAGCAATGCAGCGTCTCCTGCATTAATGTATATGAGGATGCAGCA gTTCTGAAACTTTCTGGGGACAAAATATTGTCATCTCGTCTCATAATTGATGCCATGGGGAACTTCTCCCCTATTGTAAAACAG ATAAGAGGTGGGCGAAAGCCTGATGGTGTTTGCCTTGTTGTTGGAACATGTGCACGTGGCTTTAAGACAAACTCCAATAGTGATGTCATATTTAGCAGTTCATCAGTAAAGAAAGTCGGAGACTCAAAAGCACAATTGTTTTGGGAG GCATTTCCAGCAGGCTCGGGTCCTTTGGACCGTACTACTTATATGTTCACTTATGTGGAACCTCAACCTGGATCCCCAAAATTGGAAGAATTATTAGAAGAATACTGGGATTTGATGCCAGAATACCAG GATGTTTCACTTGATGATTTAGAGATACTACGAATTATTTATGGAATCTTTCCCACATATCGCGAGAG TCCGCTACCAGCTTCTTTTAACAGAGTTTTACAG TTTGGTGATGCCAGTGGCATACAATCACCTGTTTCATTTGGTGGATTTGGAAGTTTGACCAGGCACCTTGGGAGACTGTCAGCTG GAATACATGAAGCAATCAATGGTGATTATCTTGACTCATACAACTTGTCTTTGCTGAACCCTTACATG CCCAACTTGAGTGCTTCATGGCTGTTCCAAAGAGCAATGTCAGCAAAGAAACAGTCCAATGTTCCTGCAGATTTTATTAATGAACTTCTTTATACCAATTTTAGTTGTATGCAG AGGCTTGGTGATCCAGTGCTACGACCGTTTCTACAG GATGTTGTACAGTTTGGGCCACTTTCCAAAACATTAGGCCTGGTTATGTTAACAAATCCTCAAATACTCCCATCCATATTCAAGCAG AATTTAATCTTGTCCCAGGTTGGTGTTCCTGTACTTCTAGATTGGTCCAGACATTTTCTGGGGCTTGGATACTACACCTTTTTATCGACCTTTGCTGATCCTATTCTGAG GCCACTGGTACATACATTGCCATCCAAGATGAGTTTCCAGTTGAAGCGGCATCTCGAGGCTTGGAAATATGGAGCTGGTCTTGATTATAAGTTATAG
- the LOC137825486 gene encoding uncharacterized protein isoform X1 — translation MNQTQKKREKPVTLLLLLSSLSSIFLASSVMSLLRLQPINGISQLSVGTSFPQKKRPLLLRPQAVPSRTQRIMESVSVSGEVGGAGGAYSYEALKRLDKLWSSICSSQEVVQEPQQVVSTIPGLFGSSGLADKAEGSYDVLVCGGTLGIFVATALCTRGLRVAIVERNALKGREQEWNISTKELLELVEVGVLEEDDIERATAVKFNPNRCGFERKGDIWVNDILNLGVSPEKLIEIVKTRFISLGGVIFEQCSVSCINVYEDAAVLKLSGDKILSSRLIIDAMGNFSPIVKQIRGGRKPDGVCLVVGTCARGFKTNSNSDVIFSSSSVKKVGDSKAQLFWEAFPAGSGPLDRTTYMFTYVEPQPGSPKLEELLEEYWDLMPEYQDVSLDDLEILRIIYGIFPTYRESPLPASFNRVLQFGDASGIQSPVSFGGFGSLTRHLGRLSAGIHEAINGDYLDSYNLSLLNPYMPNLSASWLFQRAMSAKKQSNVPADFINELLYTNFSCMQRLGDPVLRPFLQDVVQFGPLSKTLGLVMLTNPQILPSIFKQNLILSQVGVPVLLDWSRHFLGLGYYTFLSTFADPILRPLVHTLPSKMSFQLKRHLEAWKYGAGLDYKL, via the exons ATGAACCAAACACAGAAGAAGAGGGAAAAACCAGTTACTTTACTTCTGTTACTCTCTTCTTtatcttcaatttttttagCTTCTTCTGTTATGTCATTGCTTCGGCTTCAACCCATTAATGGAATATCTCAGCTTTCAGTGGGAACTTCATTCCCACAGAAGAAAAGACCCCTCCTTTTGAGACCACAAGCTGTTCCCTCCAGAACCCAG aGGATTATGGAGAGTGTTTCAGTGAGTGGAGAAGTTGGTGGTGCTGGTGGAGCATACTCATATGAAGCCTTGAAAAGATTAGACAAGCTATGGTCAAGCATATGCTCCTCTCAAGAAG TTGTGCAAGAGCCTCAGCAAGTTGTTTCTACCATCCCAGGCTTGTTTGGCTCATCTGGTCTTGCTGACAAAGCAGAAGGTTCATATGATGTGTTGGTGTGTGGTGGCACTCTAGGAATCTTTGTTGCCACAGCCTTGTGCACTAGGGGTCTTCGAGTTGCGATTGTGGAAAGGAATGCACTAAAGGGG AGAGAGCAAGAATGGAATATATCAACAAAGGAGCTTTTGGAACTTGTAGAAGTTGGAGTCCTGGAAGAAGATGACATTGAAAGAGCCACTGCAGTGAAATTCAATCCT AACAGATGTGGATTTGAAAGGAAAGGGGATATCTGGGTGAACGACATACTTAATCTCGGTGTTTC ACCAGAAAAGCTTATAGAGATTGTAAAGACACGGTTTATCTCACTCGGTGGAGTCATTTTTGAGCAATGCAGCGTCTCCTGCATTAATGTATATGAGGATGCAGCA gTTCTGAAACTTTCTGGGGACAAAATATTGTCATCTCGTCTCATAATTGATGCCATGGGGAACTTCTCCCCTATTGTAAAACAG ATAAGAGGTGGGCGAAAGCCTGATGGTGTTTGCCTTGTTGTTGGAACATGTGCACGTGGCTTTAAGACAAACTCCAATAGTGATGTCATATTTAGCAGTTCATCAGTAAAGAAAGTCGGAGACTCAAAAGCACAATTGTTTTGGGAG GCATTTCCAGCAGGCTCGGGTCCTTTGGACCGTACTACTTATATGTTCACTTATGTGGAACCTCAACCTGGATCCCCAAAATTGGAAGAATTATTAGAAGAATACTGGGATTTGATGCCAGAATACCAG GATGTTTCACTTGATGATTTAGAGATACTACGAATTATTTATGGAATCTTTCCCACATATCGCGAGAG TCCGCTACCAGCTTCTTTTAACAGAGTTTTACAG TTTGGTGATGCCAGTGGCATACAATCACCTGTTTCATTTGGTGGATTTGGAAGTTTGACCAGGCACCTTGGGAGACTGTCAGCTG GAATACATGAAGCAATCAATGGTGATTATCTTGACTCATACAACTTGTCTTTGCTGAACCCTTACATG CCCAACTTGAGTGCTTCATGGCTGTTCCAAAGAGCAATGTCAGCAAAGAAACAGTCCAATGTTCCTGCAGATTTTATTAATGAACTTCTTTATACCAATTTTAGTTGTATGCAG AGGCTTGGTGATCCAGTGCTACGACCGTTTCTACAG GATGTTGTACAGTTTGGGCCACTTTCCAAAACATTAGGCCTGGTTATGTTAACAAATCCTCAAATACTCCCATCCATATTCAAGCAG AATTTAATCTTGTCCCAGGTTGGTGTTCCTGTACTTCTAGATTGGTCCAGACATTTTCTGGGGCTTGGATACTACACCTTTTTATCGACCTTTGCTGATCCTATTCTGAG GCCACTGGTACATACATTGCCATCCAAGATGAGTTTCCAGTTGAAGCGGCATCTCGAGGCTTGGAAATATGGAGCTGGTCTTGATTATAAGTTATAG
- the LOC137825486 gene encoding uncharacterized protein isoform X2 yields the protein MNQTQKKREKPVTLLLLLSSLSSIFLASSVMSLLRLQPINGISQLSVGTSFPQKKRPLLLRPQAVPSRTQRIMESVSVSGEVGGAGGAYSYEALKRLDKLWSSICSSQEVVQEPQQVVSTIPGLFGSSGLADKAEGSYDVLVCGGTLGIFVATALCTRGLRVAIVERNALKGREQEWNISTKELLELVEVGVLEEDDIERATAVKFNPNRCGFERKGDIWVNDILNLGVSPEKLIEIVKTRFISLGGVIFEQCSVSCINVYEDAAVLKLSGDKILSSRLIIDAMGNFSPIVKQIRGGRKPDGVCLVVGTCARGFKTNSNSDVIFSSSSVKKVGDSKAQLFWEAFPAGSGPLDRTTYMFTYVEPQPGSPKLEELLEEYWDLMPEYQDVSLDDLEILRIIYGIFPTYRESPLPASFNRVLQFGDASGIQSPVSFGGFGSLTRHLGRLSAGIHEAINGDYLDSYNLSLLNPYMPNLSASWLFQRAMSAKKQSNVPADFINELLYTNFSCMQRLGDPVLRPFLQDVVQFGPLSKTLGLVMLTNPQILPSIFKQVGVPVLLDWSRHFLGLGYYTFLSTFADPILRPLVHTLPSKMSFQLKRHLEAWKYGAGLDYKL from the exons ATGAACCAAACACAGAAGAAGAGGGAAAAACCAGTTACTTTACTTCTGTTACTCTCTTCTTtatcttcaatttttttagCTTCTTCTGTTATGTCATTGCTTCGGCTTCAACCCATTAATGGAATATCTCAGCTTTCAGTGGGAACTTCATTCCCACAGAAGAAAAGACCCCTCCTTTTGAGACCACAAGCTGTTCCCTCCAGAACCCAG aGGATTATGGAGAGTGTTTCAGTGAGTGGAGAAGTTGGTGGTGCTGGTGGAGCATACTCATATGAAGCCTTGAAAAGATTAGACAAGCTATGGTCAAGCATATGCTCCTCTCAAGAAG TTGTGCAAGAGCCTCAGCAAGTTGTTTCTACCATCCCAGGCTTGTTTGGCTCATCTGGTCTTGCTGACAAAGCAGAAGGTTCATATGATGTGTTGGTGTGTGGTGGCACTCTAGGAATCTTTGTTGCCACAGCCTTGTGCACTAGGGGTCTTCGAGTTGCGATTGTGGAAAGGAATGCACTAAAGGGG AGAGAGCAAGAATGGAATATATCAACAAAGGAGCTTTTGGAACTTGTAGAAGTTGGAGTCCTGGAAGAAGATGACATTGAAAGAGCCACTGCAGTGAAATTCAATCCT AACAGATGTGGATTTGAAAGGAAAGGGGATATCTGGGTGAACGACATACTTAATCTCGGTGTTTC ACCAGAAAAGCTTATAGAGATTGTAAAGACACGGTTTATCTCACTCGGTGGAGTCATTTTTGAGCAATGCAGCGTCTCCTGCATTAATGTATATGAGGATGCAGCA gTTCTGAAACTTTCTGGGGACAAAATATTGTCATCTCGTCTCATAATTGATGCCATGGGGAACTTCTCCCCTATTGTAAAACAG ATAAGAGGTGGGCGAAAGCCTGATGGTGTTTGCCTTGTTGTTGGAACATGTGCACGTGGCTTTAAGACAAACTCCAATAGTGATGTCATATTTAGCAGTTCATCAGTAAAGAAAGTCGGAGACTCAAAAGCACAATTGTTTTGGGAG GCATTTCCAGCAGGCTCGGGTCCTTTGGACCGTACTACTTATATGTTCACTTATGTGGAACCTCAACCTGGATCCCCAAAATTGGAAGAATTATTAGAAGAATACTGGGATTTGATGCCAGAATACCAG GATGTTTCACTTGATGATTTAGAGATACTACGAATTATTTATGGAATCTTTCCCACATATCGCGAGAG TCCGCTACCAGCTTCTTTTAACAGAGTTTTACAG TTTGGTGATGCCAGTGGCATACAATCACCTGTTTCATTTGGTGGATTTGGAAGTTTGACCAGGCACCTTGGGAGACTGTCAGCTG GAATACATGAAGCAATCAATGGTGATTATCTTGACTCATACAACTTGTCTTTGCTGAACCCTTACATG CCCAACTTGAGTGCTTCATGGCTGTTCCAAAGAGCAATGTCAGCAAAGAAACAGTCCAATGTTCCTGCAGATTTTATTAATGAACTTCTTTATACCAATTTTAGTTGTATGCAG AGGCTTGGTGATCCAGTGCTACGACCGTTTCTACAG GATGTTGTACAGTTTGGGCCACTTTCCAAAACATTAGGCCTGGTTATGTTAACAAATCCTCAAATACTCCCATCCATATTCAAGCAG GTTGGTGTTCCTGTACTTCTAGATTGGTCCAGACATTTTCTGGGGCTTGGATACTACACCTTTTTATCGACCTTTGCTGATCCTATTCTGAG GCCACTGGTACATACATTGCCATCCAAGATGAGTTTCCAGTTGAAGCGGCATCTCGAGGCTTGGAAATATGGAGCTGGTCTTGATTATAAGTTATAG